GCGAACGGCGGCTCGCCGCCCTGGACGGCACGCATCGCCTCCCGCAGCCGGTCCACGTGCCGCTTGTCGACGACGACCTCCGACGGCGCAATGGTCTGCAACAGCCCCCCGAGGCGGCCGGCCTCGGCCTCCGTGAGGAAGAACTCGCCCGTCGAGGCGTCGGCGAACGCCACGCCGACCGTCCCCGTGTCGCGCCCCTCCCCCCACGCCACGGCCGCGAGGTACGTCGACCGCTTCGCGTCGAGGAGCGGGTCGCGGAAGGTGACCCCGGGCGTGACGACCTCGACCACCCCGCGCTTCACGATCTTGCGCGCGTACTTCGGGTCTTCGAGCTGCTCGCAGACGGCGACGCGGTGGCCGGCCTGGACGAGCTTCGGGAGGTGCTGGTCGAGGGCGTGGTGCGGGAAGCCGGCCAGGGGCGTGTCCTCGGCGGCCCCGTTGCCGCGCTTGGTCAGTGTGATGCCGAGCACGTCGGCGACGAGGACCGCGTCGTCCTCGAACGTCTCGTAGAAGTCGCCCATCCGGAAGAGGAGGATCGCGCCGGGGTGGCGGTCCTTGATCTTCCAGTACTGCCGCATGAGCGGCGTCTGGTTCTGGCGTTTCCGCTCGCTGTCGCTCAAGAAGAGGTCGTTCTGTTCAGCCACGGTGCCCGGGTGCCCTCGGATCGGAAAGTCGTCGGCCCGCAAAATAGCGGCGCCCGCCGCCACCCTCGTGACAGCGGGCGCCGAGGGCTCCCGCCTCGGACCCGAGGCGGGCGAGGCCGGATCAGTCGCCGTCCGGGTCGGTCGCCCACGCTGGAGCGCCGTGGCCCATCGTGGCGACGAGCGCGACGGCTCCGGGCGCCGCCCCCGTCGCTGTCGTGGTCGTCCAGGCCGCAGGTGCCGACCCCACCGGGACCCCGTGGGCGCTGGTGAGGACAAGGCCCGTTGACCTGGACGACTCCACGGCGGGACTCTCCCTAGGTGGTCGGGTTGTCGCTCTCGGGGATCGGGAAGCGGTCGAAGACGTCGTCGTTGGCGCGGTCGATGGGGAGCGTCCCGAGGCGGCCGTACCGGCGGAGATCGATCCAGCGGTGGCCCTCCGCGAACAACTCGTAGCGCCGCTGGCGGAGCACCTCGTCGACGAGCGCGTCCGTGCCCGTGCCCCCGCTGTAGGGAGCGAGGCCGGCCGCAGTGCGGATCACGTCGAGGGCCGCGACGGCCGGTCCCGTGTTGCCCAGCTGCGCGTTCGCCTCGGCCCGCAGCAGGAGGAGCTCCGCATTCCGGACGATCGGGATGGGCGTCGTCGGCGAGTCGTACACGTCCACGTCGTAGCTCGACGTCAAGCCGTCGAACGTCCGCGACGCCGTCCGCTCCGCCACCTTCGCGATCCGGTCGTCGCCGTCGGCGATGTCGGTCACGAATGTCGGGTGCGCGAGGACGCCGTCGCCGCCCCCGTCGAGCGGGAAGAAGAACGGGTTCGTGATGTCGCCCGCGCTCGTCGAGAACGTGTGGTACGCCCCGATCGTGAGCGGCCGAGACGCGTCGACGAACGAGTCGTCGAGGGCGTCGAGCACGCCGCCCCAGTCCTCCCGGTAGGCGTCGACGCGGGCCGCGAGGGCCCGGTTCACCTGGAGGTAGCCGTCCACCGAGTTCGGGATGCCCTGCCCGATCGACACGTCGAAGAAGAACGACGATCCCGCCTCGAGGTCGTCCGCGGCGTCGTCGAAGAGGGCCGCGATCCGGTCGAGCGACTCGTCGTAGCCCACGATGGGGCCGGCCTCGTCGGCGCCGGGCTCGATAAAGCGGATCCCGTTCTCGTAGGTCAGGTTGAGGTTGAGGAGGTACTGGTACGCGATCCACGTCTTGGCGAACCCGCGGGCCGCCGACTTCTCGGCGGCCGACAGCGTCTCGTTCGCCTCGAGCGCGACGAGCATCGTGTTGGCGTTTCGGATCACGGTGTACCGCGAGGCCCACGGCGTCGTGATGTAGAACGTGTTGTTGTCGAGCGTCGACTGCGCGAAGCCGAGGAGGTCCTGCGTGAACCGGGGGTCCGACGGGCTGACCCGCCAGTACTCGCGGCCGAGCACGCCGACGTCGACGAGGTACGTCCCGAGGCCGAGCCGGGACGACGCCTCGACGCCGACGGCCACGTTCGCCAGGGCCGCCTCGGTCGGGTTATCGATGATGTCGTCGAGCGCGGGCCCGTTCGGGTTCGGCCGGTCGTCGAGGCCGACGAGGTCGCACCCGGCGAGGCTCGGCGCCAGGAGCCCGAGGGCGACGGCCAGGGCCGCCGTACGAAGAGAGAGAGTCATCGGAGGGAAGGGCGTTCGGAGAGAGGGCAGCATGGGGGCTAGAGGCCGAGGTTGACGTGGAAGTACACGTTCCGCGACGACGGGAACGGCGCCACCTCGACCCCCGACGCGACCGGCTGGTTGCCGAAGTTGCTGACCTCCGGGTCGTAGCTCTTGTAGGGCGTGATCGTGAACAGATTCGTGGCCGAGATGCCCAGCCGGAGGCTCTGGAGCGCGCCGCCCAGCGGGCCGAAGAACTGGGGCGCCACGTCGTAGTCGAGCCGGACCTCGCGGAGACGGAAGTACGAGGCGTCCTGAACGAACGGCCGCGCGCTCGACCCGAACTGGAGCAGCCGCTGCAGGCCGTCCGGCGTTCCGTCGCCATCGGCGTCGTCGTCGTAGTCCGGGCTCGTGCCCGACAGGTCGCCGAGCAACTCGCTCAGGTTGATGATGTCGCCGCCCTGCTTCCAGTGGGCGAACGCGGTGAAGCGAAGGCGCCGCGCGATCGTGACGTCGTTGAAGAACGACATCTGGAAGTCCGGCGAGACGTCGCCGAGTTGGACGACCTCGCCGCCGTCGATGCCGACGATCTGGGTCGGGCTCTCGCCCTCCTCGATCCGGATGGAGCCGAGCCCGGTCCCGAACCCGCCGCCGGCCGCCTGGAACGGCGGGACGTTGAGCTCGGTGACCTCGGCCTGGTTGGCCCAGAAGCTGGTCCGCGAGATCCACCGGACGCTCGGGCCGTCGACGGGGATCAGGCTCAGGCCGAGCTCGATCCCGTTGTTCTGAAGCTGGCCGCCGTTGAACGTCTCGACCGTGAACCCGGATGAGAGCGGGACCTGCCGCGTGAGGAGGAGGTCGTCGACCGTCTTGGCGTAGACCGTCCCCTCGAAGTTGACGCGCCCGTCGAGGAGCGTGAGGTCGAGGCCGGCCTCGATCTCGCTCGCCCGCTCGGGCACGACGTCGGCCAGGCCGCGCTGGCCGCCGATCGACAGGCCGATGTTGCCGCCGACGGCGAGCGTCCCGTAGGTCGTGAACTTGGCCCCGAACGGCGCCGTGTTGCCCGTCTGGCCGAACGCCGCGCGGAGTTTGAAGAGGTCCACGGGTCCGCCCTCGAACAGCCCGAGGTTGGTCAGGTTGACGGCGAGGCCCGCCTTCGGGTAGGCGTAGAACGTGTCCACGTCCCCGTTGGCCGACGACTGCTCGGCCCGGACGCCGAGCGTGCCGATGATCGCGTCGTTCCAGTTGACCTCCTCCTGCGCGAACACGGCCCGGTCGTTCTGGAACAGGCGGCCCTGGTTCGTCTGGAGCGCCGCGGCTTGGTCGAGGTTCTGCTGGTTCGGGATCAGCCCCTGCGCCACGCTCGACACGTTGTTGAAGTCCTGGTCGAACGCCGTGAACCCGAGCTGCGTCGTGAACGACAGGCTCCGCCCCTCCGGCGCGTAGCCGTGGACCGCGAGGGCCTGGAGGTTCGTGTTGAGGTTCGTCGTCCGGCCCAGGATCGACGTCCCGGGGAGCCCGTCGTCGTCCTCGAACTGGAGCTCGACCGGGAACAGGTTGACCTGGTCGAGCGCGTAGTAGTCCACGCCGCCGGTCCCGACGAGCTGGAGCGACTGGGTGTTCGTCGTGAAGAGGTTGACCGTGAGCTGGCCGGAGCCGAGGAACCGGTTGTTCTCCTCCTCGATCGTTGAGAGGTCGCGGGTCTGGAGGAAGTTGGACGAGTTGAACGGGTTGTCCGGGTACACCCCGTTCGCGTCCGGGAAGAGGTTGACGAAGTTGGGCGTGGCCAGGAGCCCGATCCCGTAGGTGGTACCCGAGTTGTCGTTGCCGGTGATGCCGCGGCGGGCGACCGACCGGATGTAGTTGGCGTTGGCGTCGACCGAGAACACGTTGCTCAGCCGGTGCGTCAGGTTCACGCGGCCGGACTGCTTCTCGTAGCCGGTCTGCTCGATGATCCCCTCGTCGTCCTTGACGATGCCCGAGACGAAGAACTGCGTCCGGTCGTTGCCGCCGGAGACCGAGAGGTCGGACGTGAGGAGCAGCCCCTCGTTGCCGTAGAGCGCCTCTTCGTAGTCGTAGAACCCGGCGGCCTCGCCGGCCCGGTAGAGCTGGCGGATCTGCTCGACGCTCGCGTTGTACTGCGCGATCTCCTCCGGCGTCGCGTCGTCGTCCGGGGCGGTCGTGAACTGGTCGATCGCCGTGGCCTCCGTGAACTGCCGCGTCCCTAGCCGGCGGCCGATGCTCGTCATGCCGACCGACTGCGAGAACGACACGTCGGTCCGGCCCGAAGAGCCCCGCTTCGTGCGGATCACGACGACCCCGTTGGCCGCGCGGGCGCCATAGATGGCCGCCGCGGACGGCCCCTTCAGGATCTCGATCGACTCGATGTCCTCGGGCGCGAGGTCCGCGATGCGGTTGGCCGGGTTGTCCTGGTTCGAGGCGTTCCCGCCGCCGGCCGCGGCCGTCACCGCGTTGATCCCGTTGGAGACGGCGTCGTTCGAGATGATCACGCCGTCGACCACGTAGAGCGGCTGGCTGTTGCCGTTGATCGTCGTGATCCCCCGCAGGCGGATGTTGATGCCGCCGCCCGGCGCACCGGAGTTCGAGTTGATCACGGCGCCCGTGACCTTGCCGTTGAGCGCGCCGTCGAGCGTCTGCGGCGTCGAGACTTCGGCGAGTTCGCGGGCCGAGATCGTCTCGACCGAGTTGGCCGAGTTCGCGCGGCGGATCGTCGTGCCGAGCCCGGTCACGACCACTTCCTCCAGCCCGAGCAGGTCCGGTTCGAGCGCGATGTTGAGCGTCGTCTGCCCCTCGGGCACCTCGAGCTCTTGTGACCGATACCCGACGAACGAAACCGTCAGCGTGCGCTGGCCGGGCGGGAGCGCCAACTCGTACGCGCCGTCGGCGTCGGTTGTGGTCCCGATGTTGGAGGCCGCGACAAACACGGTCGCGCCGGGGATGCTGGCCCCCGTCTCCGCATCGGTCACGGTTCCACGGACGGTGCCCTGAGCGGCGGCGAGGGCCGGCAGAACGAACAAGGCGGCCAGCGTGGCGCGCCGAAGGGTAGAGAGGAGCATGGAGGGGAGGCGGAGGGACGTCAGCGCCTGAACGTACTCCTCCCCTTCACATCTGGTCGGCTCGAACGACGATCGGTCCGGGTGCGCTTCCGAACCGTCGGAATCGTCCCCCAAACTGTTCGGCCATGGAGACGCGGACCCCGGCGGGACTTGCCGGAGCCCCTGGAAACGCAATCCGTTACGGCATCCGCCCCTCGATCACGCCACAGCCGACCCGCGCGCCCGCGTCCCCGGCCGGGTCCGTCTCCAGATCATCGCGGCCCTGGTGGATCACGACCGCGTGGTCGGCCACGCTGTACTCCTCCGTCGGGAACGGCGACACGGCGACGACGATGTCCGCCGTGCCGTCGGGTTCGACCTCGAAGTTGCCGAAGTCGCCGAGGTGCTTGCTGTCGAGGTCTTCGGTCGGCGCGCCGTGGTCCATCGACCCGGCCGGGTCCCAGTGACCACCGGCCGCGCCTCCGGGCGTGCCGTCCTCGCCTGGCCCGCACGCTGCGTTCTCGTGCACGTGGACGGCGTGCGTCCCCGGCCGGAGACCGCTCAGGCTGAGCGCGAGAACGATGCCGCCATCGGATTCGCGGAACGAGACGGTGCCCTGGGCACTGGCGCCAGGAGCGGATGTCGGGCGGACGACGGCGGCGGCGTAGGCGCTGTCATCACTGTCGAAGATGTCCGTGACGGCGCCGTACGCAGCACCGGCCGCGTCCTCGACGGCGTCGGCGGCGCCTCGGGCCACGTCGACCGTCGCATCGGCGGCGTCTTCAGCGCCTTCGGCGGCCCGGTCGGTCGCGCGTTCAGTGGACTGGCACGCCGTCAGCCCGAGGAGGAAAACGGCGACGAGGGAGAGGGTTCGCATGGGAGGTGGGGTGGGGTGAGAGGATGACTCTCACGCTCCATCTCCGCTCACAGATCGGCCCTTATACCCCGTTCAGGGTTCTACCGACCCCGTGGGGACCGCCAGCGAATCGGGCAACGAGCCGACGGCCGCGGCCTCCTCGATCACGCCGCACCCGACGCGCGGGCCAGCGTCGCCGCTCGGCTGGCTCGTCAGGTCGTCCTCTCCGCCGTGGAGCAGCAGGGCCTTGCCGAGGATCGAGGTCGGCCCGTCGAAGGACAACACCGAATCGACGCGGACGCCGATGGCCCGGCCGCTCGCATCGGGCTCGACGTTGCCGAGATCGCCGGCGTGGCGTTGGGCCGGCGCGGCACTTGGGGCGCCGTGGGGACTGGCGAG
This sequence is a window from Rubrivirga marina. Protein-coding genes within it:
- a CDS encoding RagB/SusD family nutrient uptake outer membrane protein produces the protein MTLSLRTAALAVALGLLAPSLAGCDLVGLDDRPNPNGPALDDIIDNPTEAALANVAVGVEASSRLGLGTYLVDVGVLGREYWRVSPSDPRFTQDLLGFAQSTLDNNTFYITTPWASRYTVIRNANTMLVALEANETLSAAEKSAARGFAKTWIAYQYLLNLNLTYENGIRFIEPGADEAGPIVGYDESLDRIAALFDDAADDLEAGSSFFFDVSIGQGIPNSVDGYLQVNRALAARVDAYREDWGGVLDALDDSFVDASRPLTIGAYHTFSTSAGDITNPFFFPLDGGGDGVLAHPTFVTDIADGDDRIAKVAERTASRTFDGLTSSYDVDVYDSPTTPIPIVRNAELLLLRAEANAQLGNTGPAVAALDVIRTAAGLAPYSGGTGTDALVDEVLRQRRYELFAEGHRWIDLRRYGRLGTLPIDRANDDVFDRFPIPESDNPTT
- a CDS encoding SusC/RagA family TonB-linked outer membrane protein, encoding MLLSTLRRATLAALFVLPALAAAQGTVRGTVTDAETGASIPGATVFVAASNIGTTTDADGAYELALPPGQRTLTVSFVGYRSQELEVPEGQTTLNIALEPDLLGLEEVVVTGLGTTIRRANSANSVETISARELAEVSTPQTLDGALNGKVTGAVINSNSGAPGGGINIRLRGITTINGNSQPLYVVDGVIISNDAVSNGINAVTAAAGGGNASNQDNPANRIADLAPEDIESIEILKGPSAAAIYGARAANGVVVIRTKRGSSGRTDVSFSQSVGMTSIGRRLGTRQFTEATAIDQFTTAPDDDATPEEIAQYNASVEQIRQLYRAGEAAGFYDYEEALYGNEGLLLTSDLSVSGGNDRTQFFVSGIVKDDEGIIEQTGYEKQSGRVNLTHRLSNVFSVDANANYIRSVARRGITGNDNSGTTYGIGLLATPNFVNLFPDANGVYPDNPFNSSNFLQTRDLSTIEEENNRFLGSGQLTVNLFTTNTQSLQLVGTGGVDYYALDQVNLFPVELQFEDDDGLPGTSILGRTTNLNTNLQALAVHGYAPEGRSLSFTTQLGFTAFDQDFNNVSSVAQGLIPNQQNLDQAAALQTNQGRLFQNDRAVFAQEEVNWNDAIIGTLGVRAEQSSANGDVDTFYAYPKAGLAVNLTNLGLFEGGPVDLFKLRAAFGQTGNTAPFGAKFTTYGTLAVGGNIGLSIGGQRGLADVVPERASEIEAGLDLTLLDGRVNFEGTVYAKTVDDLLLTRQVPLSSGFTVETFNGGQLQNNGIELGLSLIPVDGPSVRWISRTSFWANQAEVTELNVPPFQAAGGGFGTGLGSIRIEEGESPTQIVGIDGGEVVQLGDVSPDFQMSFFNDVTIARRLRFTAFAHWKQGGDIINLSELLGDLSGTSPDYDDDADGDGTPDGLQRLLQFGSSARPFVQDASYFRLREVRLDYDVAPQFFGPLGGALQSLRLGISATNLFTITPYKSYDPEVSNFGNQPVASGVEVAPFPSSRNVYFHVNLGL
- a CDS encoding superoxide dismutase family protein yields the protein MRTLSLVAVFLLGLTACQSTERATDRAAEGAEDAADATVDVARGAADAVEDAAGAAYGAVTDIFDSDDSAYAAAVVRPTSAPGASAQGTVSFRESDGGIVLALSLSGLRPGTHAVHVHENAACGPGEDGTPGGAAGGHWDPAGSMDHGAPTEDLDSKHLGDFGNFEVEPDGTADIVVAVSPFPTEEYSVADHAVVIHQGRDDLETDPAGDAGARVGCGVIEGRMP